A region from the Hippoglossus hippoglossus isolate fHipHip1 chromosome 16, fHipHip1.pri, whole genome shotgun sequence genome encodes:
- the LOC117777074 gene encoding E3 ubiquitin-protein ligase TRIM39-like, with translation MASASGFLSEDQFMCSICLDFFTEPVSIPCGHNFCKACISTHWKGKEQCQCPLCNEKFSKGLKLCVNTGFREVVENFRKQSVSANNDVLVKAGQVPCDRCTGKKFRASKTCLVCLASYCETHLEPHRRIATLQKHRLADPLQNLESNVCKEHNRMMELFCRDDLTRVCVQCTEHKAHDKVPLEEEYEETKVQLEQKKEEVQEMIQERQRKVQELMDDVDMRRKQKDEAKVNSSQVFSTFVVSFNRGLHGLLRELEEKQSAAERQAEVLVKELEREIIKLQKRITKLESISHTEDHLQLIKRFLSCSSSLPCKNWSDISISGQHRVEDVKRALTELEETLAKETERASREFKVSCDKIIGEETEKWVDTYTDLEMLPEGTKLDAIRQRFEVDMTFDPCTASDLLLFSEDLKQVHTPHVLWISNIPKKFNRYAYVLGNKGFSEGRFYYEVQVTMKTGWDLGVVRESVRGKKAFTPNPRTGAWIIRLKNINKFSALNNVSINLRLINKPERVGVFVDHEQRRVSFYDVDTATLIYSFTDCTFNEKIYPFFSPGLPEEGINSGPLVLSPTPLKISTTTKEETQETYKFYAMILFLVVVLFHFIGSL, from the coding sequence ATGGCCTCAGCCAGTGGGTTCCTGTCTGAAGATCAGTTCATGTGCTCCATCTGTCTGGATTTCTTCACCGAGCCGGTTTCTATCCCATGTGGGCACAACTTCTGCAAGGCCTGTATCAGCACCCACTGGAAAGGCAAAGAGCAGTGTCAGTGTCCGCTGTGCAACGAGAAGTTCAGCAAAGGACTCAAGCTCTGCGTCAACACAGGTTTCAGGGAGGTGGTGGAGAACTTCAGGAAACAAAGTGTCTCAGCTAATAACGATGTCCTCGTCAAAGCGGGACAGGTGCCGTGTGACCGCTGCACTGGCAAGAAGTTCAGAGCCTCGAAAacctgtttggtttgtctggCCTCTTATTGCGAGACACACCTTGAGCCTCACCGGAGGATTGCTACATTACAGAAGCACAGACTGGCCGATCCTTTGCAGAACCTGGAGAGCAATGTGTGCAAGGAGCATAACAGGATGATGGagctcttctgcagggatgacTTGACCCGTGTTTGTGTCCAGTGTACAGAACATAAAGCTCATGATAAGGTCCCTTTAGAGGAGGAGTACGAAGAGACGAAGGTTCAGCTGGagcagaagaaggaggaagtgcAGGAGATGATACAAGAGCGACAAAGGAAGGTCCAGGAGCTAATGGATGACGTGGacatgaggaggaaacaaaaagatgaaGCAAAGGTGAATAGTTCTCAGGTCTTCTCTACTTTTGTAGTGTCTTTTAACAGAGGCCTGCATGGGCTGTTGAGGGAGCTTGAGGAGAAGCAAAGTGCAGCAGAAAGACAGGCTGAAGTGCTGGTCAAAGAACTGGAGAGAGAAATCATCAAGCTCCAGAAAAGAATCACTAAGCTGGAGAGCATCTCACACACTGAAGACCACCTGCAGCTCATCAAGCGCTtcctgtcctgctcctcctccctcccatgCAAGAACTGGTCTGACATCAGTATCAGTGGCCAGCACCGTGTGGAGGATGTCAAGAGAGCGctgacagagctggaggagacgctCGCTAAAGAGACGGAGCGAGCGAGTCGAGAATTCAAGGTGAGTTGTGATAAAATCATCggtgaagaaactgaaaaatggGTCGACACATACACGGACCTAGAGATGCTGCCCGAAGGCACAAAGTTGGACGCAATCCGGCAGCGGTTTGAGGTGGACATGACATTTGATCCGTGCACCGCAAGTGATCTgctcctgttttcagaggattTAAAACAAGTACACACTCCTCATGTTTTGTGGATTTCAAATATCCCGAAAAAGTTCAACAGATATGCCTACGTGTTGGGAAATAAGGGCTTTTCTGAAGGCAGATTCTACTATGAGGTGCAGGTCACAATGAAGACCGGATGGGATTTAGGAGTAGTTAGAGAGTCGGTGCGTGGGAAGAAGGCATTCACACCAAACCCGAGGACGGGAGCCTGGATCATTAGATTGAAGAACATCAACAAATTCTCGGCTCTGAATAATGTCTCCATCAACCTCCGATTGATAAACAAACCAGAGAGGGTCGGGGTGTTTGTGGATCATGAGCAGAGGCGGGTTTCCTTCTATGATGTGGACACTGCAACTCTGATCTACTCTTTTACTGATTGCACATTCAATGAGAAAATCTACCCATTCTTCAGCCCCGGTCTCCCTGAGGAGGGTATAAATAGTGGCCCCCTG